The following is a genomic window from Methyloceanibacter stevinii.
GAATATCCGGCGGCAGGATGCGCTGCCGCGCGCGCCGGGACTGCGGCGTGTCGCCGGTCCGAGTCTCGATCTGGATGGGCAGTTCCATCTCGGCGATTGGCGTTGCGAGGTTACGGGCAATGTCAGTCGCGAGCGCCTTGAGCGGCGACACATAGAGCGTGTGCACGCCGTGGCTCTGCTTGGTGAGCGGGCGCCCCGCAAGATCGATCAGGCTCGGCAGAAACCCCGCGAGCGTCTTGCCGCCGCCGGTCGGCGCAATCAGGAGCGCATCGGACCCGCGCTCGACCGTTTCCAGCAAGTCGAGCTGATGGGCACGCGCACGCCAGCCCCGCGAGGCGAACCAGTCCGCGAACGGTTTCGGCAGCAGCGCGGGCGAGGAATGCGATGCATCCTCCGTTGTCCGTCTGCTCGTTCGCGCGCTCACTATCGTGAATCCCTCGGTTGCCCGCATCTGGGCCGCACCCGCCCTCGGCGGGCTCTCGCCTTGATCTTCGGGCTTTTGCCCCCCACTTTTGCTACAGACCTGAAGCAACGCCCACGATGCGGAGGCTACGCGTGTTTATGGAACGGTTTTTTGGCGGCAATCCGGCTCTCGTCCTCGCCCGACTCGCGATCATATCGCTGATCGTCGGCGTCGTCCTGGCGGCGTTGGGCTTCAGCCCCTACGACCTCGTCCAGACTGTGCGCGACCTCATTCAGCGCCTCTACGATATGGCTTTGCCGCGATCGAGAAGGGCTTCCGCTACTTCCTTCTGGGCGCGGTGATCGTCTTCCCGATCTGGTTCCTGATGCGGGTGTCAAAGTGTTCGGCGGCGGCGATGCCTCGTCCGACGAATTGGTGCCGCCGGAACGGGAGCCGCGTGTGGCCACGCCCGCTAAAGAATCGCCAAAACCTTCTCCGGCGGGCGGCCAATAGCCGCTTTGTTGCCGGTCACCACGATCGGCCGTTCGATGAGAATAGGATTGTCGGCCAGGAGCGCGAGCAGTTCGTCGTCCGTGACACTGCGCTCCTTCAAGCCGAGTTCGGCGTAGCGCGCTTCCTTCGTTCGCACGATGTCTTGCGGCTTGAACCCGAGCTTCTTCAGGATTGCCTTGAGGTCGGCGGCGCTCGGCGGGGTCTTCAGATACTCAACGATGACCGGCTCAACGCCCCGTTCCTCGATCAAGGCCAAGGTCTGGCGCGACTTCGAACAGCGCGGGTTGTGGTAGATCGTGACGGTCATTCCGTTTTCTCCTGAGGAGTCTCGCTCCTAGAGCGTCTTTTGCGCCCATTCTTCCGCACGCCGCCCGATGAGGGGCGACAGTGTGTTGGCTTGGGCGTCCGAGACCGCCTGAACCAAGCGGCGCTTGATGCGGCCGATCAGGTCCGGCCCTTCGAAGATCAGCCCCGTGTACATCTGAATGAGGTGCGCCCCGGCCTCGATCTTGGCGAGGGCCGTTTCGGCGGAATCGATACCGCCCACGCCGATCAGCGGCATGGTGCCGGCCGTGATCTTGTAGACCCGCGCCAGCATGCGCGTCGAACGGTCGAACAATGGCCGTCCCGACAGACCGCCCTGCTCCGCCGTCAAAGTCTCGTCCGTGAGACCGTCGCGTGCGAGCGTCGTGTTGGAGACGATAATGCCGTCGGCGCCGCTCCCCTGAATGATCCCAACGATCTCCGGCAGGTCTGCGCCCGCAAGGTCCGGGGCGAGCTTTACGAACAATGGCGGCTTGTGGCCGGGCAGCGCCGCGCGCGCTTGCTCGACCTTGGTCAGGAGCGTCGCGAGTTCCTTCGGCGCCTGCAGATCCCGCAAGCCCGGCGTGTTGGGTGAGGAGATATTCACGGTGAGATACGAGGCGACCGGCGCCATCCGCGCCACGCCCGCCACATAGTCGGCGATCCTGTCGTCACTGTCGCGGT
Proteins encoded in this region:
- a CDS encoding quinone-dependent dihydroorotate dehydrogenase, with the protein product MNPLFGLGQALMLALDPERAHTLTIKSLEIGVYPRCVTPDDARLRQTLCGLEFPNPIGIAPGFDKNARVVTALFNMGFGFVEVGTLTPRPQSGNPCPRVFRSVEDHAVVNRLGFNNEGQAAALERLQNGVPGIIGVNLGANRDSDDRIADYVAGVARMAPVASYLTVNISSPNTPGLRDLQAPKELATLLTKVEQARAALPGHKPPLFVKLAPDLAGADLPEIVGIIQGSGADGIIVSNTTLARDGLTDETLTAEQGGLSGRPLFDRSTRMLARVYKITAGTMPLIGVGGIDSAETALAKIEAGAHLIQMYTGLIFEGPDLIGRIKRRLVQAVSDAQANTLSPLIGRRAEEWAQKTL
- the arsC gene encoding arsenate reductase (glutaredoxin) (This arsenate reductase requires both glutathione and glutaredoxin to convert arsenate to arsenite, after which the efflux transporter formed by ArsA and ArsB can extrude the arsenite from the cell, providing resistance.), which produces MTVTIYHNPRCSKSRQTLALIEERGVEPVIVEYLKTPPSAADLKAILKKLGFKPQDIVRTKEARYAELGLKERSVTDDELLALLADNPILIERPIVVTGNKAAIGRPPEKVLAIL